One Siniperca chuatsi isolate FFG_IHB_CAS linkage group LG8, ASM2008510v1, whole genome shotgun sequence DNA segment encodes these proteins:
- the sh2d1ab gene encoding SH2 domain-containing protein 1A — protein sequence MENLPVYHGPIGKEEGERRLAQDGRDGCYLVRNSDSVVGVYCLCVLSNGYVYTYRLHKDEAGSWAAETTPGVQKRYFRQIRNLIAAFQKPGQGIAMPLLYPVTAQRRAQTHTEARTPGNSLSPTHSSPDAYLQQRPPHAAQGQKNRNKKEVRQAFG from the exons ATGGAAAACCTGCCTGTCTACCATGGACCCATTGGcaaggaagagggggagaggcGGCTGGCCCAGGACGGGCGGGATGGCTGCTACCTAGTCCGCAACAGTGACTCTGTGGTGGGCGTCTACTGCCTGTGTGTGCT gagcaACGGATATGTCTACACATACAGGCTCCACAAGGACGAAGCAGGTTCATGGGCGGCAGAA ACCACTCCTGGTGTGCAGAAACGATATTTCCGGCAAATCAGGAACTTGATAGCAGCTTTCCAAAAGCCTGGACAAGGAATTGCCATGCCTCTGCTCTACCCTGTCACTGCTCAGAGAcgggcacaaacacacacagaggcaagGACACCTGGTAATAGCCTGTCACCGACACACAGCAGCCCAGACGCTTACCTCCAACAGCGGCCTCCGCATGCTGCTCagggacagaaaaacagaaacaagaagGAGGTGCGCCAAGCTTTTGGTTAG
- the LOC122880125 gene encoding type-2 angiotensin II receptor-like, protein MAIPNDLSLFNSTSSPYSTTEIYLNSSLAPSAPPCTDWPPVSMTTVIPAIYSIICVLGTAANALAVCVLAHASASRRTVANTFMLNLCVSDLLFLLSLPLWAVYYSQGYSWPFGRVACKVCGALLNLNLYASIFFITSMSMDRYLAIVHPLRSQSARDPKRAQLTCILVWVLACACSAPTLYLRDTYHLEGLGVEACVISYPDHTWYLTLAWMKIVLAFLLPLLVISCCYCAIGRHLLADTGLVRMQNLSHTPSMPSFKSLESSKTERPPTPCVSPSSSGGRPLEGRGLERVLWTVAAVVMAFFLCWFPFHCVTFLDVLKSKGWLDSCWVNWTIHNLTPLTLCLGFSNSAINPVLYCFIGNHFRGRLGGLCKGLCACLKARGEHHSQKRGSFSTRLSSFSRKLSDLKDLAIVEPSGPAIASPQKGDFPFPPLASHPSVLCQR, encoded by the coding sequence ATGGCAATCCCAAATGACCTCTCCCTTttcaactccacctcctccccctaTTCAACGACAGAGATCTATCTGAACTCCTCTCTagccccctctgctcccccctgCACAGACTGGCCTCCTGTATCCATGACCACGGTCATCCCCGCCATCTACAGCATCATCTGTGTGCTGGGAACAGCAGCCAACGCCCTGGCAGTGTGCGTGTTGGCCCATGCCAGTGCCTCAAGGAGAACTGTGGCTAACACTTTCATGCTGAACCTATGTGTGTCTGACCTGCTGTTCCTGCTGTCTCTCCCGCTGTGGGCCGTCTACTACTCCCAGGGCTACAGCTGGCCCTTTGGCCGGGTTGCCTGCAAAGTCTGCGGAGCACTCCTCAACCTCAACCTCTACGCGTCTATCTTCTTCATCACGAGCATGAGCATGGACCGCTACCTGGCCATCGTGCATCCGCTACGCTCCCAGAGTGCACGAGACCCCAAACGTGCCCAGCTCACGTGCATCCTGGTGTGGGTCCTGGCATGCGCTTGCTCAGCCCCCACCTTGTATCTGAGGGACACTTACCACCTCGAGGGGCTTGGCGTGGAGGCATGTGTGATTTCCTATCCTGATCATACCTGGTATCTGACCCTGGCCTGGATGAAGATCGTTCTGGCCTTCCTGTTGCCGCTGCTTGTCATCTCCTGTTGCTACTGCGCTATTGGTAGACATTTGTTGGCTGATACAGGGCTGGTCAGAATGCAGAATCTGTCACACACCCCCAGCATGCCCTCTTTTAAATCACTGGAGAGCAGTAAAACAGAGAGACCTCCAACCCCCTGTGTGAGCCCCAGCTCCAGCGGGGGCAGACCCCTGGAGGGCAGGGGGCTCGAGCGGGTGTTGTGGACAGTAGCTGCTGTGGTCATGGCCTTCTTCCTCTGCTGGTTCCCCTTCCACTGTGTGACCTTCTTGGACGTGCTGAAGAGCAAGGGCTGGTTGGACAGCTGCTGGGTAAACTGGACCATCCACAACCTCACCCCTCTCACCCTCTGCTTGGGCTTCTCCAACTCGGCCATCAACCCCGTGCTCTACTGCTTCATCGGAAACCATTTCCGGGGTCGTCTCGGGGGCCTCTGCAAGGGCCTGTGTGCTTGTTTGAAGGCCCGTGGGGAACATCACAGCCAGAAGAGGGGCTCCTTCAGCACCAGACTGAGCTCCTTCTCCCGAAAACTCAGTGACTTGAAAGACCTGGCGATCGTGGAGCCCTCTGGTCCTGCCATAGCCAGCCCCCAGAAGGGAGACTTTCCCTTCCCTCCACTTGCTTCACACCCCAGTGTGTTGTGCCAACGTTAA